A single window of Mycolicibacterium aurum DNA harbors:
- a CDS encoding helix-turn-helix domain-containing protein, with product MAASDDDVPLLRNTSGTARDRDPAAPVEELEIESAIGKNVRLLRLQHGLTVAETAAKVGISKAMMSKIENAQTSCSLSTLALLAKGFDVPVTSLFRGADVERPAAFVKAGTGARIVREGTREGHEYQLLGSLRGEHKRLECLEVTLSEKSQTYPLFQHPGTEFIYMLEGVMDYSHSRSVYRLHAGDSLQIDGEGAHGPVDLIEVPIRFLSVIAFPDSQV from the coding sequence GTGGCTGCCTCAGACGACGACGTCCCACTGCTGCGCAATACCTCCGGCACCGCCAGAGACCGCGATCCCGCCGCGCCGGTCGAGGAACTCGAGATCGAGTCCGCGATCGGGAAGAACGTCAGGCTCCTGCGGCTTCAACACGGACTGACCGTTGCCGAGACGGCCGCCAAGGTGGGCATCTCGAAGGCCATGATGAGCAAGATCGAGAACGCGCAGACCTCGTGCAGTCTGTCGACGCTGGCGCTGCTGGCCAAGGGCTTCGACGTTCCGGTGACCAGCCTCTTCCGGGGTGCCGATGTCGAGCGTCCGGCGGCGTTCGTCAAGGCGGGCACGGGGGCACGCATCGTGCGCGAGGGCACCCGGGAAGGGCACGAGTATCAGCTGCTGGGGTCGCTGCGGGGCGAGCACAAGCGCCTGGAATGCCTCGAGGTCACGCTGTCGGAGAAAAGCCAGACCTATCCGCTGTTCCAGCACCCCGGCACCGAATTCATCTACATGCTCGAAGGCGTCATGGACTACAGCCACAGCCGGTCGGTCTACCGGCTGCACGCCGGAGACTCGCTGCAGATCGACGGCGAAGGCGCGCACGGTCCCGTCGACCTGATCGAGGTGCCCATCCGGTTCCTGTCGGTCATCGCGTTCCCCGACTCCCAGGTGTAG